TCCCATGCCCGCGGTGACGAACACGATGTTCGCGCCCTGCACGTACTTCCTCAGGTCGCCCTCGGATTCCTCGGCCGCCTGCTGCCCGATCTCCGGGATGGCCCCTGCGCCCAATCCCTTGGTCGTGGACTTACCCAGCAGGACCTTGTTCGGGACCTGAATGGCCAAGAGATGCCTGGCATCCGAGTTGCATGCCAC
This genomic window from Methanomassiliicoccales archaeon contains:
- a CDS encoding cell division protein FtsZ, with protein sequence MQPAMTSEDDAELMKLVETLRIKISIIGCGGGGSNTARRVTQAGVSGATIVACNSDARHLLAIQVPNKVLLGKSTTKGLGAGAIPEIGQQAAEESEGDLRKYVQGANIVFVTAGMG